One genomic window of Polyangium aurulentum includes the following:
- the mutY gene encoding A/G-specific adenine glycosylase, with product MMKTTAEAEIASSLKAWFKRSARILPWRKTRDPYAIWLSEVMLQQTRVETVIPYYERFLRRFPDVRALAEGELDEVLSLWSGLGYYRRARELHRCAKEVAELHGGRFPEEAAELRKLRGIGAYTAGAVSSIAFDRAEPLVDGNVARVLARLYAIEDDVKSTAGSKRIWALASELVPKEEPGAFNQALMELGATICTPQNPGCLVCPLRERCRARLAGRERELPVVTQKRAVPKVTAFAAVVRSGKAVLLGRRREGGLFGGLWEPPMVEVPSLEEASKALAGAGVDASRTELAEVGRVKHVLTHREMDVVVLRADAPRRFALGVPTTPPYEKLAWLEPDAEGFGVSTLARKILAVAGKKSSTRA from the coding sequence ATGATGAAGACGACGGCCGAAGCGGAGATCGCGTCCTCGCTGAAGGCGTGGTTCAAGAGGAGCGCGCGCATCCTGCCGTGGCGCAAGACGCGTGATCCGTACGCGATCTGGCTGAGCGAGGTGATGCTCCAGCAGACGCGCGTGGAGACCGTGATCCCGTACTACGAGCGCTTCCTGCGTCGCTTCCCCGACGTGCGAGCGCTCGCGGAGGGCGAGCTCGACGAGGTGCTCTCGTTGTGGAGCGGGCTCGGCTACTACCGGCGCGCGCGCGAGCTGCATCGCTGCGCGAAGGAGGTGGCCGAGCTGCACGGCGGGCGCTTCCCCGAGGAGGCGGCGGAGCTGCGCAAGCTGCGCGGGATCGGCGCGTACACGGCGGGCGCGGTGTCGAGCATCGCGTTCGACAGGGCCGAGCCGCTCGTCGACGGCAACGTCGCGCGCGTGCTCGCGAGGCTGTACGCGATCGAGGACGACGTGAAGAGCACGGCGGGCTCGAAGCGCATCTGGGCCCTCGCGTCGGAGCTCGTCCCGAAAGAGGAGCCGGGCGCGTTCAACCAGGCGCTGATGGAGCTGGGCGCGACGATCTGCACGCCGCAGAACCCGGGCTGCCTGGTTTGCCCCCTGCGCGAGCGGTGCCGAGCGCGCCTCGCGGGCAGGGAGCGAGAGCTGCCCGTGGTGACGCAGAAGCGCGCGGTGCCCAAGGTGACGGCGTTCGCGGCCGTCGTGCGGAGCGGCAAGGCGGTGCTGCTCGGGCGCCGCAGGGAAGGGGGCCTGTTCGGCGGGCTGTGGGAGCCGCCGATGGTCGAGGTGCCTTCGCTCGAGGAGGCTTCGAAGGCGCTCGCGGGCGCGGGCGTCGACGCCTCCAGGACCGAGCTCGCCGAGGTGGGCCGCGTGAAGCACGTTCTCACCCATCGCGAGATGGATGTGGTCGTGCTCCGCGCGGACGCGCCTCGACGTTTCGCGCTCGGGGTTCCGACGACGCCGCCCTACGAGAAGCTCGCGTGGCTCGAGCCGGACGCCGAAGGGTTCGGCGTCTCGACGCTCGCTCGAAAGATCCTCGCGGTGGCGGGAAAGAAATCCTCGACGCGCGCCTGA